TCCTTGAGCTTTCGCTTTCCGGGAACACGTGAGGATGTCGCGGCCTTCAGACCCTTGGGGCTCGCCGAGGACACAGGTCCCGCGTCAGCTGGCACACATGAAggttcggcggcggctgcttctTTCAACTGCACAGTGGATGGGGGCGCATCCTGTTTGAAGTCTTCTTTTTCCCATTTCTTCTTCTGGGCCTGAAAGGTTAGTTTGTTCAGATATCATTAGTAAGGAACAAGTAGCAAGAAAAGTGATTAAATAAGTCTCACGACTGAGGAATCCGGAAAGAATACCATTCAACGTCCTACCCGTACGTGTACGCAACACGAGTTGGGCATGAATAGCCTACGTTTGCGGATCGATAATTCTAGAATTTTCTATGTGAAAATTCTCAAAGTTCAGTTGCGAGTTGCTTGACTCTTTCGTTGATCACACGAAAAGAAGTATGTGCAATTTCTAATACAGACCGAAAAATTCGTAAGTGGGTACGAAGCAACCCTTATAGAAGAGCCGGCGAATATAGCGTGCTTTGCATACCTTCATTATCCTGACCGCGGGTGAACCAGCGTCGGTCTGCGCTGACGAAGGAGTTGCTGACGTGCTGGTCAACAGGTTTGGTGTCGTTGCCTGCTGTGTGCCAATGCCAAGCACGTAGGCTGGTGTTACGGCTTGGGAAAATGACGGCACAGATGAGATCCCACGCTGTGCCGGCGACTGGGCTTTGCTCTGCTTCTGGTGCCGTTCCTTGTGCCCTCTTCGCGTGGCCGTTTTTTGCGGTGGTGTGGGTTTGGAGCAGGGCGGCGGCCTTTCTGCGACAGTAGCTGCTGAAGCACTTGCTGCAACTGCCGTGGTTAGGGCGTTTTCTTCGTGTGAATCTGCCGCGACGGTAGCAGGAGGAATGGCAGGAGGAGGAGACTGGCTGCCATCGGAACCCTGCAGCACCGATGACGACATGGCGGGGTTCAGTTACTCGGGTTTGTGGGGAAACCAGATGAAGAACGCTGGCGACCTGCGATCTGACGTTTTCTTCTTCTGCGTGTTCCTTGTGCGCGCGCTTGCCTCGCTCAAGCGCGAGAAAGGGAATGGTTGTTCCTCGAGATAGCGGCGGTGATGTCTGGACCGTGGGCGATGAATAATA
The sequence above is a segment of the Dermacentor variabilis isolate Ectoservices chromosome 7, ASM5094787v1, whole genome shotgun sequence genome. Coding sequences within it:
- the LOC142588710 gene encoding uncharacterized protein LOC142588710; protein product: MSSSVLQGSDGSQSPPPAIPPATVAADSHEENALTTAVAASASAATVAERPPPCSKPTPPQKTATRRGHKERHQKQSKAQSPAQRGISSVPSFSQAVTPAYVLGIGTQQATTPNLLTSTSATPSSAQTDAGSPAVRIMKAQKKKWEKEDFKQDAPPSTVQLKEAAAAEPSCVPADAGPVSSASPKGLKAATSSRVPGKRKLKERSTSKGADMLKAFASLKPTPEEDAARKDSVKGMKALLDVRAEPPSSSTAGGKTV